Proteins encoded by one window of Sciurus carolinensis chromosome 12, mSciCar1.2, whole genome shotgun sequence:
- the Znf648 gene encoding zinc finger protein 648 — protein sequence MLVRATGGAREPPLLRCLQQGILSQVKVLPWRSRQQKLLLHNMESQDRWGKGSLGSLTHGNQMLSMNLKSEDEDGGEAGDTGDTSELAPPRGSSPVTHHYPDLQWQSPSCKEEETFSDPVSAGDMGDKPIEMPGKTSWEREESKIPPTQESPEAGTALGAPPRDLHSHKLLGRLQSPKDSLPVGDDGVSQANQDTSLDVPSSFLDTGEYFCAPKGVDTSPDNSSPECFPGTGSSWDLPTQDTHTADQGSATPACLAIAVLAKARSSRKGQNAAVESDLGQAEGHPYKCLGGGEALQKPRELSGAAGHGSAKPYSCELCGKTYSHRGTLQQHRRLHTGERPYRCPFCDKAYTWSSDHRKHIRTHTGEKPYPCQDCGKAFVRSSDLRKHQRNMHSNNKPFPCSECGLTFNKPLSLLRHQRTHLGAKPFRCSACDREFAVASRMVEHQRVHSGERPFPCPTCGKCFTKSSNLYEHQTLHTGQRPFKCADCGVAFAQPSRLVRHQRIHTGERPFPCTQCGQAFARSSTLKRHQQIHSGEKGFLCAECGRAFRIASELAQHIRMHNGERPYQCEDCGQAFTRSNHLQRHRAKHDTCKKEAIPSSSDE from the exons ATGCTCGTGCGAGCCACAGGGGGAGCCCGAGAGCCTCCCTTGCTGCGGTGCCTCCAGCAAG GTATCCTGAGCCAAGTAAAGGTTCTTCCCTGGAGGAGCAGGCAACAGAAGCTCCTGCTACACAACATGGAGTCCCAGGACAGGTGGGGCAAGGGGTCCCTTGGCAGCTTGACTCATGGCAACCAAATGTTGAGCATGAACTTAAAGAGTGAAGATGAGGATGGTGGGGAGGCAGGAGACACAGGGGACACTAGTGAGCTGGCCCCTCCAAGGGGCAGCTCCCCAGTAACTCACCATTATCCTGACTTGCAGTGGCAGAGTCCATCATGCAAGGAGGAAGAGACATTCTCTGATCCTGTTAGTGCTGGGGACATGGGGGACAAACCTATAGAGATGCCTGGAAAGACCAGCTGGGAAAGAGAGGAGTCAAAGATTCCTCCGACTCAGGAGTCTCCAGAAGCAGGCACAGCTCTGGGTGCCCCTCCTAGGGACCTCCACTCACACAAGTTGCTAGGTCGTTTGCAATCTCCTAAAGACTCACTACCTGTGGGCGACGATGGAGTCTCCCAGGCAAACCAGGACACATCGTTGGACGTCCCATCCAGCTTCCTGGACACTGGAGAGTATTTCTGTGCACCAAAAGGTGTAGACACATCTCCAGACAACTCCTCTCCTGAGTGCTTCCCCGGAACAGGTAGCAGTTGGGACCTCCCCACGCAGGACACACACACAGCGGACCAGGGATCAGCCACTCCAGCCTGTCTGGCAATAGCAGTGTTGGCAAAAGCGCGGAGCAGCAGAAAAGGCCAGAACGCAGCTGTTGAGTCAGACCTTGGGCAGGCGGAGGGGCATCCCTACAAATGCCTGGGGGGCGGCGAGGCCCTCCAGAAGCCCCGAGAACTGTCGGGCGCTGCAGGACACGGCAGCGCCAAGCCCTACTCGTGTGAGCTGTGCGGAAAGACCTACTCCCACCGGGGCACGCTCCAGCAGCACCGGCGCCTGCACACTGGCGAGCGGCCTTACCGGTGCCCCTTCTGCGACAAGGCCTACACCTGGTCCTCGGACCACCGCAAGCACATCCGCACCCACACCGGTGAGAAGCCCTACCCATGCCAAGACTGCGGCAAGGCCTTCGTGCGCTCCTCGGACCTGCGCAAGCACCAGCGCAACATGCACAGCAACAATAAGCCCTTCCCGTGCTCCGAGTGCGGCCTGACCTTCAACAAGCCGCTGTCGCTGCTGCGCCATCAGCGCACGCACCTGGGCGCCAAGCCCTTCCGCTGCTCCGCCTGTGACCGGGAGTTCGCGGTGGCCAGCCGCATGGTGGAGCATCAGCGCGTGCACTCAGGCGAGCGGCCCTTCCCTTGCCCCACCTGCGGCAAGTGCTTCACCAAATCCTCCAACCTGTACGAGCACCAGACACTGCACACAGGTCAGAGGCCCTTCAAGTGCGCAGACTGCGGCGTGGCCTTCGCGCAGCCCTCGCGCCTCGTGCGCCACCAGCGCATCCACACTGGTGAGAGGCCCTTCCCTTGCACACAGTGTGGCCAGGCCTTTGCTCGTTCCTCCACCCTGAAGAGGCACCAACAGATTCACTCTGGAGAGAAGGGTTTCCTGTGTGCCGAGTGCGGCAGGGCATTCCGCATCGCCTCAGAGCTGGCTCAGCACATCCGGATGCACAATGGGGAGAGGCCCTACCAGTGTGAGGACTGTGGTCAGGCCTTCACCCGTTCCAACCACCTCCAGCGACACCGAGCCAAGCACGACACCTGCAAAAAGGAGGCCATCCCTTCCTCCTCTGATGAGTGA